A region of Sesamum indicum cultivar Zhongzhi No. 13 linkage group LG7, S_indicum_v1.0, whole genome shotgun sequence DNA encodes the following proteins:
- the LOC105166220 gene encoding probable disease resistance protein At4g33300: MAVTDFFAGEIATELLKQLITISRKSASCRSSAEQLIVYIRELLPIIQEIKLTGNELPQHRQRQLDTFSQALSGGLELANKVLNSPRWNVYRNIRLARKMEKLEKTISRFMEGPVQAHVLADVHHVRVDMEERFDRLEWQLGAMKIGADGDGGWLGAAVKRVEEEQRWCEDNLVNLGGTGLELGKMKLKQMLLTEEFSVVGIHGIGGIGKTTLAREICKDEEIKSYFNNRVFFLTVSQSPNVEQLRSRILGMVTGNTIVGHGDRSPQMNLRYDVGASARVLLVLDDVWTQSVLEQLLIKIPGCKILVVSRLKFPPSVVNCSYELDLLTENEAVSLFCHFAFGQMSIPLDADKELVKQVVDECKRLPLALKVIGASLKGQSEMFWTSAKNRLSRGQPLCESHEVQLLERMKLSIDYLSERERECFLDLGAFPEDKRIPLDILINMWVELHDIDEQEAFAVLVQLSDKNLLTLVKDARAGDKYSSYYEISVYQHDVLRDLAIHLSNVGSVNQRRRLLMPRREAGLPKDWERHVDEPFSARVISIHTGEMSEMDWLRMDCPKTEVLVLNFASDGYFLPPFLDNMPKLRALILINCSTSNSVLHNTTVFSSLTNLRSLWFEKISLPLLPDTTIPLKNLQKVSLVLCDISKSVNRSAVDLPHLFPRLSELTMDHCINLTELPSSICQMQTLKSLSVTNCDSLQELPSDLGKLSFLQILRLSACPNLRRLPPGVGNLIQLKYLDVSQCVNMGCLPEGIGGCASLEKIDMRECPQMRSLPVSVASLPSLRRVICDEEVSWLWKDVEKGRPGLCQVPQECFTLDWLAE; this comes from the exons ATGGCGGTGACGGACTTCTTCGCAGGCGAGATAGCCACCGAGCTCCTGAAACAGCTCATCACCATCTCCAGGAAATCCGCGAGCTGCCGGTCAAGCGCGGAGCAGCTGATCGTGTACATACGGGAGCTCCTTCCCATCATCCAAGAAATCAAGCTCACCGGCAACGAGCTTCCCCAGCACCGCCAGCGCCAGCTTGATACCTTCTCCCAGGCACTCTCCGGCGGCCTGGAACTGGCCAACAAAGTCCTCAACTCTCCCCGTTGGAATGTCTACCGGAACATACGATTAGCCCGGAAAATGGAGAAGCTGGAGAAGACCATCTCAAGATTCATGGAGGGGCCCGTTCAG GCGCACGTGCTGGCTGATGTGCATCACGTGAGGGTGGACATGGAGGAGAGGTTTGATCGGCTGGAGTGGCAGTTGGGAGCCATGAAGATTGGTGCGGACGGTGATGGGGGGTGGTTGGGAGCGGCGGTGAAGAGGGTGGAGGAGGAGCAGAGGTGGTGCGAGGataatttggtaaatttgggTGGCACTGGATTGGAGCTTGGGAAGATGAAGTTGAAGCAGATGCTGCTGACCGAGGAATTCAGTGTTGTTGGGATTCATGGGATTGGTGGAATTGGCAAAACCACTCTCGCTAGAGAAATTTGCAAAGATGAAGAGATCAAGA GTTATTTCAACAACAGAGTCTTCTTTCTGACAGTATCTCAATCTCCAAATGTGGAGCAATTGAGGTCAAGAATATTGGGAATGGTAACAGGAAACACCATTGTGGGTCATGGAGATAGATCTCCACAAATGAATCTACGGTATGATGTGGGAGCTTCGGCGCGAGTTCTTCTGGTTCTTGATGATGTTTGGACACAGTCTGTTCTTGAACAACTACTGATAAAGATTCCTGGTTGCAAAATATTGGTAGTTTCGAGGTTGAAATTCCCTCCATCGGTTGTCAATTGCTCCTATGAATTGGATTTGTTGACTGAGAATGAGGCAGTGTCCTTGTTCTGCCACTTTGCTTTCGGACAAATGTCGATACCTCTTGATGCTGATAAGGAGCTGGTTAAGCAG GTTGTGGATGAATGCAAGAGACTTCCATTGGCTCTGAAGGTGATTGGAGCTTCACTAAAGGGCCAGTCGGAGATGTTCTGGACGAGCGCCAAGAACCGGTTATCACGGGGGCAACCTCTGTGTGAGTCCCATGAAGTTCAGTTACTCGAACGAATGAAACTGAGCATTGATTATCTGTCTGAGAGGGAGAGGGAATGTTTCTTGGACTTAGGTGCCTTCCCAGAAGACAAGAGAATCCCACTCGATATACTCATCAACATGTGGGTGGAGCTACACGATATAGATGAACAAGAAGCTTTTGCTGTCCTGGTTCAGCTTTCCGACAAAAATCTCCTTACCCTTGTGAAAGATGCAAG AGCTGGAGATAAATACAGCAGTTACTATGAGATTTCAGTTTATCAGCATGATGTATTGAGAGATCTTGCAATACATCTAAGCAATGTGGGCAGTGTAAATCAAAGGAGGAGATTACTCATGCCAAGAAGAGAAGCAGGGCTCCCAAAAGACTGGGAGAGACACGTTGATGAGCCCTTCAGTGCCCGAGTTATTTCAATACATACAG GTGAAATGAGTGAGATGGACTGGTTAAGAATGGACTGCCCGAAAACTGAGGTCCTGGTACTAAATTTTGCATCAGACGGGTACTTTCTGCCTCCATTCCTTGACAACATGCCCAAGCTCAGGGCCCTGATACTGATAAACTGCAGCACTTCCAACAGCGTCCTCCACAACACCACCGTTTTCAGCAGCTTAACTAATTTGAGAAGCCTCTGGTTCGAAAAGATCTCTCTCCCTCTACTACCCGACACCACAATTCCCCTCAAAAACCTGCAGAAAGTCTCGCTCGTGCTATGCGATATAAGTAAAAGCGTTAATCGTTCAGCTGTCGATCTCCCTCACCTCTTCCCCCGGCTGTCAGAGCTCACAATGGATCACTGCATCAACTTAACCGAGCTGCCCTCAAGCATCTGCCAAATGCAGACACTCAAGAGCCTGAGTGTCACCAATTGTGACAGTCTCCAAGAACTGCCGTCGGATTTGGGGAAACTCAGCTTCCTCCAAATCCTAAGACTATCCGCCTGTCCGAATCTGAGGCGGCTTCCACCAGGAGTTGGCAACCTCATTCAGCTCAAATACCTCGACGTTTCACAATGCGTTAACATGGGATGCCTGCCTGAGGGAATTGGTGGATGTGCAAGCCTGGAAAAGATTGATATGAGAGAGTGCCCACAGATGAGGAGTTTGCCGGTGTCGGTGGCGTCGCTGCCGTCTCTCCGCCGTGTCATTTGTGATGAAGAGGTTTCTTGGCTGTGGAAAGACGTGGAGAAGGGCCGACCAGGTCTTTGTCAGGTCCCACAGGAGTGTTTTACCTTGGACTGGCTGGCTGAGTAA
- the LOC105166221 gene encoding protein OSB1, mitochondrial gives MRAARLLLPRFKNAASESARLFSSPAALKRQPWTPFSDYSDGERAVYNRALEFQRPTTVRYEDIFPNTVSLIGRIVYPLKACKSPGFGFYTMLKVKASSGASPYFSIMLKFWNDMAEISVQHLKLNDLIYVSGRLGSYMKVDENGKSIHKCEVIVTEINFVAQHGLGPAYQNLAKIEHAVSAEDIMQKHRDRLHLWQIFFANPCEWWDKRNCKLSPKAPDFKHKDTGEALWLQDKDPPWIKQQLQLLDSRFSKRSPAGERRNAWSHLSPLVYYDT, from the exons ATGAGGGCTGCCCGTCTTCTTCTGCCCCGATTCAAGAACGCCGCCTCAGAATCTGCCCGCCTTTTCTCGTCTCCCGCCGCCCTGAAACGGCAGCCCTGGACCCCCTTCTCGGACTACTCGGACGGCGAAAGGGCTGTCTACAATCGAGCTCTGGAGTTCCAGCGGCCTACCACCGTCAGATATGAGGACATTTTTCCCAACACTGTGAGCTTAATTGGTAGAATAGTATACCCTCTGAAAGCATGCAAGTCCCCTGGATTCGGCTTCTACACTATGCTTAAAGTTAAGGCATCGAGTGGCGCTTCCCCCTATTTTAG CATAATGCTCAAATTTTGGAACGACATGGCGGAAATATCGGTGCAGCATCTGAAGctgaatgatttaatttatgtttcgGGACGTCTAGGATCGTACATGAAGGTGGATGAAAATGGGAAATCGATTCATAAGTGCGAG GTAATTGTTACAGAGATAAATTTTGTTGCTCAACATGGTCTAGGGCCAGCTTACCAGAACCTCGCGAAGATAGAACATGCAG TTTCAGCTGAGGATATCATGCAGAAGCATAGAGACCGACTTCATTTGTGGCAAATATTCTTTGCCAACCCATGTGAGTGGTGGGATAAGAGAAACTGTAAATTGAGCCCAAAGGCTCCAGACTTTAAGCACAAAGATACCGGTGAGGCTCTCTGGCTCCAAGACAAAGATCCTCCATGGATCAAACAACAACTCCAATTGCTTGATTCAAGATTCAGCAAACGAAGCCCAGCAGGAGAACGCAGAAATGCTTGGTCACATCTGTCCCCTTTGGTCTACTATGACACATGA
- the LOC105166311 gene encoding mitogen-activated protein kinase kinase kinase 5-like, whose protein sequence is MPFLWSALSSSSSSSANRPLKGKSKSSNDIFKNTGSKEQKRKLTRQRKLRYATDDELGLKSGVTRDGSESWPVSPDSGSGTVSGPRTPHHAGGCHWSKSAVPLPLPRPGMNYQVGQCDGSHGPRAGVVDPPGSAVTRNISDHKFGKTTDDIIQKRHISPTYRRRGFPRDLNVDTADNNFCLHFPARSAPSSGYSSPLLSPQRYSTVDLFHPSFQVSSALEFPTSDRILKSHQITRIPTPEHSPLYSPMSQIKGQWQRGRPIGRGTYGSVYIATHRETGATCAMKEVEMIPDDPKCAECIKQLKQEIKFLRELKHPNIVQYYGYDIIEDRFCIYLEYVHPGSITKYVREHCGAMTESIVRNFTRHIVSGLAYLHSSKTIHRDIKGANLLVDASGVVKLADFGLAKHLMGHDFDLSLKGTPHWMAPEVLQAAMRKDGNPEMAYGVDIWSLGCTVIEMLTGRPPWSEYNGVQAMFNILNRAPPIPETLSAEGKDFLHWCFQRQPADRPSAAELLEHPFLRSSQDQNLAGFVQDFSGLKLYDVEFPTVWSRQNKDVMPLSSVTRIQQGKTPVHNGETSRQSCPESPDLVATSHQSPRSTLEALPCKSSPERNRSSNGISPSNVQNNLLLRAVNNSVSSFSCKGNLTLLMPERKKRSCNVQEETNQQ, encoded by the exons ATGCCTTTTCTCTGGAGTGCGCTTTCTTCTTCATCGTCATCCAGTGCTAATCGGCCATTAAAGGGCAAGAGCAAGAGCTCGAACGATATTTTCAAGAACACGGGCAGTAAGGAGCAGAAGAGGAAGCTGACCCGGCAGAGGAAGCTGAGGTATGCAACCGATGACGAATTGGGTCTAAAGTCTGGTGTTACTCGTGATGGGTCGGAGTCTTGGCCCGTTTCCCCTGATTCGGGTTCGGGGACTGTGTCCGGGCCTCGGACCCCCCACCACGCTGGCGGCTGCCACTGGTCAAAGTCGGCGGTGCCCCTGCCTCTACCCCGGCCTGGAATGAATTATCAGGTTGGGCAGTGTGATGGTTCGCATGGCCCGAGAGCCGGGGTGGTGGATCCTCCCGGCTCCGCAGTTACAAG AAATATTTCTGATCACAAGTTCGGGAAGACCACTGATGATATCATCCAAAAAAGACATATATCTCCCACTTACCGGCGCAGAGGATTCCCTCGAGACCTAAACGTCGACACTGCAGACAACAACTTTTGTCTGCATTTTCCTGCGAGGAGTGCTCCAAGCAGTGGTTACTCCAGTCCACTGCTTAGCCCACAAAGATATAGCACTGTGGATCTTTTCCACCCCTCATTTCAAGTCTCATCGGCTTTGGAATTTCCGACTTCAGATAGAATATTGAAGTCTCACCAAATTACGCGGATACCTACTCCCGAACACTCTCCACTTTATAGCCCAATGTCACAAA TTAAAGGTCAATGGCAGAGGGGAAGACCGATAGGACGAGGTACTTATGGAAGTGTTTATATAGCAACTCACCG TGAAACTGGAGCTACTTGTGCAATGAAGGAAGTTGAGATGATTCCTGATGACCCTAAATGTGCAGAATGTATAAAGCAGTTGAAACAG GAGATCAAATTTCTCAGAGAGTTGAAGCATCCAAACATTGTACAGTACTATGGCTATGATATT ATTGAGGATCGTTTTTGCATATATTTGGAGTATGTGCATCCTGGATCAATTACTAAGTACGTCCGTGAACACTGTGGAGCTATGACAGAGTCTATTGTTCGCAATTTCACCCGTCATATTGTGTCGGGTTTGGCTTACTTGCATAGCTCAAAGACAATACACAG GGACATTAAAGGGGCTAATTTACTTGTCGATGCATCTGGTGTTGTCAAGCTAGCTGACTTTGGATTAGCAAAACAT CTTATGGGACATGATTTTGATCTTTCCTTGAAGGGTACTCCACATTGGATGGCTCCAGAG GTATTGCAGGCTGCGATGCGAAAAGATGGTAACCCAGAGATGGCCTATGGTGTAGACATATGGAGTCTCGGTTGCACGGTTATTGAGATGCTGACGGGGAGACCTCCTTGGAGCGAGTATAATGGG GTGCAAGCAATGTTCAACATATTGAACAGAGCGCCGCCTATACCAGAAACATTGTCTGCCGAAGGAAAGGACTTCCTTCACTGGTGCTTTCAGAGACAACCTGCGGATCGACCTTCAGCCGCTGAGCTGCTCGAGCATCCTTTCCTACGAAGTTCACAAGATCAAAATCTTGCTGGTTTTGTGCAAGACTTCTCTGGATTAAAACTATAC GATGTAGAGTTTCCAACTGTCTGGAGTCGCCAGAACAAGGACGTGATGCCACTCTCATCAGTCACAAGAATCCAGCAAGGAAAAACCCCAGTACACAATGG TGAAACAAGCCGACAGTCATGCCCAGAATCACCTGACTTGGTGGCAACATCCCATCAATCTCCTCGTTCTACACTTGAAGCCCTTCCTTGTAAATCTTCACCAGAGCGCAACCGCAGTTCAAACGGCATCAGCCCTTCAAATGTCCAGAACAATCTGCTCCTAAGAGCTGTGAACAACAGTGTCTCCAGCTTCTCCTGCAAGGGAAATCTCACCCTACTGATGCCAGAAAGGAAAAAACGGAGCTGCAATGtacaagaagaaacaaatcaGCAATGA